A part of Vulcanisaeta moutnovskia 768-28 genomic DNA contains:
- a CDS encoding putative sulfate exporter family transporter: protein MRNAISLIFDNYKDMPINMATQAAAKIDWSSLWKKEDWWALWIGLLIFLLSLPGYYGIYLLGWVPRVSAPWLNPSKSIVVVGQALTMTKAYLGLNPLLSVILLYLFLLAILTFAAWSMGHNVKRFMASFTIMFILTFGFWWLFGYAYFNATPDQYAKLHITWSIPVGADGILIYLLLIGLFISNVIFYKKLPAVLETGARTEWYIKTAIVLLGALIGASSLRYITLAVGLVERSLIAIVAAYLIYWPISYLVSHKVFKLDNKWAATLASGVSICGVSAAIATAAAIGAPSIVPATIASIIVLFAAVELVVLPFAAATFLKWAPYAAGAWMGLSVKTDGAAAASGALTDALISAQPGLAAYKTWVLTTAVMNKVFIDIWIGLWAFILAVIWVTKVERRPGERVPMIQIWFRFPKFVLGYLATWLILWGVGFAVGAAVSWKFMTGGITPQTELFRYFFFALTFMSIGLTTRFKTLAEIKAGRMIAAYVVSLTIIILIALGLSIAFFAGLPPPK, encoded by the coding sequence TTGCGTAATGCAATAAGTCTTATTTTTGACAATTACAAGGATATGCCGATAAATATGGCAACCCAAGCAGCAGCAAAGATTGACTGGTCGTCACTATGGAAGAAAGAGGACTGGTGGGCACTTTGGATCGGACTTCTCATTTTTCTCTTATCATTACCTGGTTATTATGGTATTTACCTACTTGGTTGGGTTCCCAGGGTCTCGGCACCGTGGTTAAATCCTTCAAAGAGTATTGTGGTTGTTGGGCAAGCGTTGACAATGACTAAGGCATACCTGGGTTTAAATCCACTGCTTAGCGTGATCCTGCTCTACCTATTCCTGCTGGCGATCCTCACGTTCGCGGCTTGGTCAATGGGACATAACGTTAAGAGATTCATGGCTAGCTTCACAATAATGTTCATTCTAACATTCGGTTTCTGGTGGCTCTTTGGCTATGCATACTTTAACGCTACACCTGACCAATATGCTAAGCTTCACATTACTTGGTCAATACCCGTGGGAGCAGACGGTATACTAATATACCTACTACTCATAGGCTTATTTATATCCAATGTAATATTCTACAAGAAATTACCGGCGGTTCTAGAAACCGGTGCTAGAACCGAGTGGTACATAAAGACCGCAATAGTTCTTCTTGGGGCCTTGATTGGGGCATCATCTCTCAGATACATAACGCTGGCTGTGGGTCTTGTGGAGAGATCGTTAATAGCCATAGTCGCCGCCTACCTAATCTACTGGCCAATCTCATACCTAGTATCCCATAAGGTGTTTAAATTAGATAATAAGTGGGCAGCAACACTGGCATCAGGCGTTAGTATATGCGGTGTATCGGCGGCCATAGCCACAGCCGCAGCAATAGGCGCCCCATCAATAGTGCCAGCTACCATTGCATCAATAATTGTGCTATTCGCAGCCGTAGAATTAGTGGTACTACCATTCGCAGCTGCCACGTTCCTAAAGTGGGCACCATATGCGGCTGGTGCCTGGATGGGCCTATCCGTTAAGACCGATGGTGCAGCTGCAGCCAGCGGCGCTTTGACTGATGCCCTGATTAGTGCTCAGCCAGGCCTTGCTGCCTATAAGACCTGGGTATTGACAACGGCAGTCATGAATAAGGTATTCATTGATATATGGATTGGACTATGGGCATTCATACTGGCTGTGATATGGGTGACCAAAGTTGAAAGAAGACCTGGAGAAAGAGTTCCCATGATTCAGATTTGGTTTAGGTTCCCCAAGTTTGTGCTTGGTTACCTGGCTACATGGTTAATACTATGGGGTGTTGGTTTCGCAGTTGGCGCTGCCGTATCGTGGAAATTCATGACCGGCGGCATAACGCCACAAACAGAGTTATTTAGGTACTTCTTCTTCGCCCTAACCTTCATGTCAATAGGGCTAACGACCAGGTTCAAGACACTCGCTGAGATAAAGGCTGGGCGTATGATAGCTGCATACGTAGTATCACTAACAATCATAATACTGATAGCCCTAGGCCTATCAATAGCCTTCTTCGCAGGCTTACCACCACCTAAATGA